The Streptomyces lienomycini sequence GGGTGCCCGGCTCAGAGAGCGAGTTCGGTGCGCAGCGCCGGTTGCAGCAGGTCCCCGTGGGCGCGGACCATGTCGTCGCACAGCTGCCAGATCTCTTCGACCCTGAGCGTCGCCGCCGTCGCCGGGTCGGCCATCGCGGCGTGCCTGACGTGCCGCGGTTCGTCCTGAGTGGCCGCCCGCACCACCAGGTCGGTGGTGCTCAGGTAGGCCCGGTTGAGGGCCGCCAACTGCGGGGGCAGCGCGCCGACACGGGTGGGCTGGACGCCCGACGCGTCGACCAGGCACGGCACTTCGACGGTGCCCCGGTCGGGAAGGTTCTCGATCAGACCGTGGTTGGGCACGTTGCCGTAGACCGTGCGGGGCGTGCCGGTCACGATGCTGTGGATGATCTGCGGCGCGTACTCCATGGTGCCCTCGACGGTGAGCGGTGCCCCGCAGGCCAGCGCGTCGCGGGTCCGCTCGTACTCGGCCACGTTCTCGTCCACGATGCCCAGGTAGGCGCCGACCGGAAGCCGCAGCCGGTCGATCTCGCTGTCGTGGTGCAGGTACCAGGGGACGTACTCGGAGGAGTGCTCGCTGGTCTCCGTCGGGTAGTGGCCCAGGCGCCGGTACATGTCCATGCGGACCCGGCGGCGCAGTTGCGGGTCCTCGGCGATCAGGGCGTCGAGGCGGGGGTGGAGGTCCTCGCCCCCGTGCTCCAGGCGCAGTACCCACGCCTGGTGGTTGACACCGGCCGCCTGGTAGGTGACCTCCTCGTAGGGGACCTTCAGCAGCTCGCACAGGTCCTGGATCGTCCAGTAGACGGAGTGGCACAGTCCCACCACCCGCGTCAGACCGGTCGCCTCCGCGAGGTACTGGACGTTCATCGCCATCGGGTTGGTGTAGTTGAGCAACCAGGCGTCCGGGCAGACCTCCGCGATGTCCCGCCCGAGCGCTTCGAGCAGCGGGAAGGTGCGCAGCGCGCGGAAGATGCCGCCGACGCCGAGGGTGTCGCCGATGGTCTGGCGCAGCCCGTACCGGGCGGGCACGTCGAAGTCGGTACGGGTCGCCTCGCCCATGCCGACCTGCACGATGTTGATGACGAAGTCCGCGCCGGCCAGGGCCTCGCGGCGGTCGGCGTGCGCGGTGACGCGCGGTCGGGCGCCGCGTTCGGCGGCGATGTACTCGGCGGCGGCCCGCGCGGTGGCCAGCCGCTCGGCGTCGATGTCGTGCAGCGCGATGTGCGCGGACTTCAGCTCGTCGAACGCGAAGAGGTCGGCGAGCAGGCCCTGGGTGAAGACGACGCTGCCTGCTCCGACGAAGGTGATCTTGGGCGCGGTCGGGTGGGCGGTGCTCATGCGGGGTTCTTTCCGTTGCGGGTGACCTGGGCGAACGCTTCGTCCCAGGTGGGCTGGGCGGTGGTGCCGCCGTGCGCGCGGGTGGACAGCGCGCCGCAGACGGCGGCGAGTTCGAGGGCCTCGGGAAGGGCGAGCCCGGCGAGGAGCGCGGCGACGAAACCGGCGTCGAAACTGTCACCGGCCCCCACCGTGTCGACGGACCGGGCCGGGATGCCGGGCGTGCTGAGCAGGGTGCGCCCGTCGTGGCACAGGGCGCCCTCGGCGCCGTTCTTGACGACGACCGTCGGCCCCCGGTCGGCGAGCGCGGCGGCCGACTTCCCGAGGTCCGGGGTGTCGAGTCCGGCGAGCCGCCGGGCCTCGGCCGCGTTGGGCAGCAGGTAGTCGGTGTGCGGGAGCACGGCGTCCAGGCCCGCCGGGTCCCAGCGGCCGGACGGGTCGTCGTTGGTGTCCAGGGACGTCGTCGCGCCGTGGGAACGGGCGGTGCGCAGCAGCTCGGGCAGCGAGGCGGCGAGTGCGGGCAGCAGGAAGTACGACGCGGCGTGCACGTGCCGGACGCCGCTCAGCAGCTCGGCCGGGACGTCCGCCGCCGTGGTGGCCGGCAGCGTGCCAGGCGCCGTGACGATGGCGCGGTCCTCCCCCTGGGTCAGGACGACGGTGAGGGGCGTGGGCAGCCCCGGATCGGTGTGCAGGGCGCGGGTGTCCACGCCGCGGGAGTCGAGGGCGGCGCGGATGTAGCGGCCGGCGTCGTCGTCGCCGACGCGGCCGGCGAAGGCGACCCGCAGGCCGAGGCGGGCCGCGCCGCACGCCATGATGGCCGCGGAGCCGCCGAGGGTGAGGGCACCGTCGGACACGAGCTGTTCGCGCTGGCCGAAGGCGAGCGGCGCGTCGAGCGGTCCGAGGACGACGTCGGGATTGGCGTCCCCGACGACGAGCAGGTCGAAACTGTGCGACATGGGTCTTCCCTGAGGTGACAGCGGAGGAGGCGAAGGCCGGCGTCAGCCGCGGGCGTCAGCCCTTGAGTCCGCTGGAGGTGATCGACTGGATGAAGGTCTTCTGCGCGCCGAGGAAGGCGAGCAGCACCGGAAGCACGGTGATGACGTTGCCGGCCATCACGGCGGCCCACTGCGTGTGGTGCTGCCCCTGGAAGG is a genomic window containing:
- the melA gene encoding alpha-glucosidase/alpha-galactosidase, with amino-acid sequence MSTAHPTAPKITFVGAGSVVFTQGLLADLFAFDELKSAHIALHDIDAERLATARAAAEYIAAERGARPRVTAHADRREALAGADFVINIVQVGMGEATRTDFDVPARYGLRQTIGDTLGVGGIFRALRTFPLLEALGRDIAEVCPDAWLLNYTNPMAMNVQYLAEATGLTRVVGLCHSVYWTIQDLCELLKVPYEEVTYQAAGVNHQAWVLRLEHGGEDLHPRLDALIAEDPQLRRRVRMDMYRRLGHYPTETSEHSSEYVPWYLHHDSEIDRLRLPVGAYLGIVDENVAEYERTRDALACGAPLTVEGTMEYAPQIIHSIVTGTPRTVYGNVPNHGLIENLPDRGTVEVPCLVDASGVQPTRVGALPPQLAALNRAYLSTTDLVVRAATQDEPRHVRHAAMADPATAATLRVEEIWQLCDDMVRAHGDLLQPALRTELAL
- a CDS encoding carbohydrate kinase family protein, translated to MSHSFDLLVVGDANPDVVLGPLDAPLAFGQREQLVSDGALTLGGSAAIMACGAARLGLRVAFAGRVGDDDAGRYIRAALDSRGVDTRALHTDPGLPTPLTVVLTQGEDRAIVTAPGTLPATTAADVPAELLSGVRHVHAASYFLLPALAASLPELLRTARSHGATTSLDTNDDPSGRWDPAGLDAVLPHTDYLLPNAAEARRLAGLDTPDLGKSAAALADRGPTVVVKNGAEGALCHDGRTLLSTPGIPARSVDTVGAGDSFDAGFVAALLAGLALPEALELAAVCGALSTRAHGGTTAQPTWDEAFAQVTRNGKNPA